A single region of the Leptodactylus fuscus isolate aLepFus1 chromosome 5, aLepFus1.hap2, whole genome shotgun sequence genome encodes:
- the LOC142205082 gene encoding serine protease inhibitor Kazal-type 1-like yields the protein MNLKVILSLSMILLCLLFGTAKSSSASDQGREPNCDESSRTRCPRNYNPVCGSDQITYDNECLLCQEKLKRNIQIKITKNGKC from the exons ATGAACCTTAAAGTTATCCTCTCACTTTCAATGATTCTTCTGTGTCTTCTCTTTG GTACGGCAAAGTCAAGCTCTGCTTCAGATCAGGGAAGAGAG CCGAACTGTGATGAAAGCTCCCGAACAAGGTGCCCACGGAATTACAATCCTGTATGTGGCAGTGACCAAATAACATATGACAATGAGTGTTTGCTCTGCCAAGAAAAGCT gaagaGAAACATCCAAATTAAAATCACCAAAAATGGAAAATGTTGA